CCTGAGAAAACCCGATGATAACGGCGTCGCGCAGTCTCAGTTCACCTAGCTCCCGGGAGCCTCGCCGACGGTCTACGAGGAACATCACCAGTGCACCGACTACCAGCATGACGACTATCACCCACAGAGAACGGAGAGCGCTTTCGATCAAATCACTGGCGAAAAAGCCGACGATCGCGGCCGGCAAGGTGGCGATCACCAGGTAGCCAAGCAGTTTACGCGACGCACCCGGGTGAAATACTGCCCGCCCCAGGGTGATCAGCTCCGCTCGAAAATAGATCAGTAGTGCCGTCAGCGTACCTAAATGCAGCACTACGTCGTAAGCTAACCCACCGAAGTTAGCGTCCACCCCCTCTTCGGCGATAATTAAGTGAGCCGAACTCGATACGGGGATAAACTCCGTTAGCCCTTGCAAAAGTCCCAGCAGTACCGCCTGTAATAGTTCAATCATACGCCCCTAAGTATCTTTGATTTAGAAGTATAAATCAAAGATACTTAGCGAATAACTGGTTCAGTTAGGAAAATAGTCCGCTCGAAGCAAGCCCGGCCGGCCGGATGATAAGCGAAAGTGTATTCATGTGACTGCTCATCGGCCAGCGCCGTGGTGTCGGTCCGAAAAACGGCGCAAAGCTCAATACGGTATTCATCCACAGCCTCATCCTTAAGTAGTGGCCACACCTCATACCCGTTAGCCTCAACTCTCTCTTCGACTGCACGGGGGAGATCTAAAGCAGCTAAAGAATAAGGCGCTACAGTTAAACTGGCCGTAGGCTCAGGCTCAGGCTCCCCTTCTAGCTCTAAACGCAGCTGTTCTTCGATTAAAGTTAGATCACGCTCAATCTGTTGGTCGTGGCGAACATCGATAGTTAGAATGAACTGTAGCACCACTAAAGCGATGAAGAACAACCCCAAACCGGCCGCGAGAAGGTAGTAGCGTCGCATCATTCTAGCCGTGACTGTTCTCGGAAATACTTCCAGAAGATACCGCCGGCCAGACCGATAGTTACTGTCGCATGCAGTGTCTCAGCGACCAAATTGATGCCGTCTACCCCACCTAAAGTTAAAATATTATAAACATAGGCCACCAGCTTGGCTACACCGATAATGAAGGTGACTAACAGCAGCAATTGTACCGCCCGTCGCCGGGACGGATCGTGTAGTATCTCAGCTCGAGCGGCCTCCTTGCGACGCAAGCGTAGCATCAAACCAAGGTAGATCGGACCGGCCACTACTAAGGCAGCGCTAGCGGTGGGGATCACATCTTGGTAGAAGCTAAACTTCTGCGTTACGACCAGAACGTTAATGATATTGTGCAGCATTGAGCCTACTGATAGCGCTACCACACCCAGGGCTAGGAAGTAGATCATATATTCAAAACCGTTACCAGAAAAACCACTATTGACCACGTTAATCGGACCGGACGCAGTGGGATGAGCTGAAACAGATTGCTGACCACTCGGGGTAGGCGGGACTAAACTATCATCTCCATCCAGAGCCGTATAGATCTCCCCAACCTCCCAGCCGGCATCTAGTAGGCGTTGGCGAATAGCCGCATCGTCTAATCCCTTCTTGCGGGCATTTTCAACGTAGTGTTGTAGTTTATCATTCATTGCTGTGATTTTAGCATATGCCTTTTCCGGCGTACAATATAGGTATGCTTTTATCCGATGCCATCATAGATTTTCTAGAACACCTCGAGATTGAGCAAAATCGATCACAGAGAACCATAGCTAACTATGATCATTACCTGCAACGGTTTCTCGAACTGACCGATGATATAGAAGTGACTAAGATCGACAGTGAGCTAATTCGCAAGTATCGCCTGCGGCTCAACCGGACGACCGACCGCCACGGTCGAGAGCTGTCCAAGTCGACCCAAAACTACCACCTCATTGCCCTGCGCTCCTTTCTAAAGTACTTAACTAAGCGTGATATAGATGTGATGTCGGCCGATAAAATTGAACTAGCCCGCGTCTCCCGACCCAAGGTGGCCTTTCTTGATCCGGAGGAGCTCACCCGCCTCTTCGATCAACCCGATCTCGACACCTTAATCGGACAGCGTGACCGGGCCATCATTGAGTTACTTTATTCCAGCGGATTGCGCGTCTCCGAACTAGTTAACCTCGATCGAGGCCACATCAACCTCGAGCGGCGGGAGTTTATGGTCCGAGGTAAGGGCCAGAAAGATCGCCCAATCTTCATCAGCCAGACCGCGGCCGACTGGCTGAGTACCTATCTCAAAGGGCGGATCGACAACTACCGCCCCCTCTTCATTCACTATTCTGGCACCCAGAGTGGACTAGACGATGGGAACTACACTCGCCTAACGGCTCGCAGCGTGCAGCGCAATGTAGCTAAATATGCCCGACTAGCCGGCATCACCAAGCGAGTCACTCCTCATGTACTGCGCCATAGCTTCGCGACCGACCTCCTGCGTAATGGAGCCGATCTGCGCAGTGTTCAGGCTATGCTAGGTCACAGCGATATCTCCACCACTCAGATATATACCCACGTGACCGATCCCCAGCTCAAGTCAGTGCACGAGCGCTTTCACGGCCCGACCGCTAGATAGCTCTCCCTATAGACCGGAGAGGCGCAAATACCAATCGACTATTCCCTCGCCCCAGAGTAATGCTATCCAGGCCCCGAGTAGTAGAAACGGTCCGAACGGTATTAAATCCTGACGACTACGCCAGCCCAGGCCGATTAGAAGCAGACTGATGACAGCCGCTAAGTTAAAGGCCAGCAGTAAGCCGAGGGCCATCAGCTGCCAACCTAACAGGAGTCCGAGGATAAAGACTAGTTTGACGTCCCCGCCCCCCATCCAGGCACCGCGACCCAGCACGTGCAAACCATAGAATAAAGCTAACGCTCCGGAGGCGCCAATTAAAGGATCGACCAGCCAGCTGGCGAGCAATGCACCCGAGAAGGCCTGAGTCAGGAGAAAAACGATAACCACGCCAAGTAGTGCTTTCAGTAATCGGTTAGGCAGCAGCATCCAGCGCAGATCATAAACGGCCAGGGCTACAAAAAGCCCGGAGATAACGATCCAAATTCCCAGCTGAACGGCATCGGTTAGGTTACTCGGCTGCCAGGCTAATGTACTAAGAGCGGCGGCTACACCCACTATCAGTTCCACTACGGGGTACTGTCTAGAGATAGGCTTGCTACAGTGACGGCATCTACCCCTCAGCCACAACCAGCTCACTACCGGTAGTAGATCCAGGGCAGTGAGCAGATGTTTACACCGCGGACACAACGAGCGCCCATGGCTGATAGACCGCTTGGTGTGCACCCGCCAGATATAGGCGTTCATAAAACTACCGATCACCAACCCGAACAACGCGGCAAAGACCGGGTAGGCCAGCGGCACGTCCCTTAGCCTCGCATTAGACGGTCAAGCTCTTGAATATCGACGGCATAGTTCTTAGCTTCATCATAGGTGATCTTGCCCGCATGAATTAACTCCACCAACGTCTTATCCATCGACTGCATGCCCTGGTCCGCCCCGGTCTGGATCACGGAGTCGAGCTGGTGGGTCTTACCCTCACGAATGATATTACGTACAGCCGGGTTAGCGATTAAGATTTCGGTCGCCGGTATACGCCCACCTCCGATAGCCGGGACTAGACGCTGAGAAATTACACCCTTTAAGATCGAAGCTAGCTGCACACGGACCTGCTGCTGCTGGTGCGGCGGGAAGACATCGATGATACGATCCACGCTCTGCGAAGCGGAGTTGGTGTGCAAGGTAGCAAACACCAAATGGCCGGTCTCGGCAATAGTGATAGCGGCGGCGATGGTTTCTAGATCGCGCATCTCTCCAATTAGCACGATATCCGGATCTTGACGCAAGGTCGACCGTAAAGCGGCGGCAAAGGAGTAGGTATCATAGTGGACCTCGCGCTGAACGATAACCGCTTTCTTACTGGTATGAGCATACTCGATTGGATCCTCAATGGTAATGATATGAACAGCCCGGGTAGTATTGATCTGATCGATCATCGCCGCTAGCGTAGTCGACTTACCACTACCGGTCGGACCGGTCATTAACACCAGGCCGCGGGGGAATTCAGTAAAGCTGTTAACTACCTTAGGCAGGCCCAGTTCCTCAATCGTCTTAATCTCATTAGTAATTAGACGTAAGGCAGCGGCCATATTGCCCCGTTCGTGAAAGGCATTTACCCGAAATCGCCCAAGGTCGCCGAAGGCAAAGGAAAAATCCAGTTCCTTATCTTTAGTTAAGATCTGTTTCTGCTCCTCATCAACGATAGAGTAAAGCAGACCCTCTACTGTCTCTTCATCTAGTGGCACCGCATCTTGGGCAGCGACCAGAGACCCGTCCAGGCGGAGCATCGGCGGTAACCCTACCTGTAAGTGGAGGTCCGAAGCACCCTTATCTATCACTTCCTGTAGCAAAACTTCGATCCTGAGATTACTCTGCATACCTATATCCCCGCCTCTCTATTACGCATCTGACGCTACCCGCATGACCTCTTCTAGGGTGGTCACACCGTTCAAAGCCTTGAGGTAGCCGTCCTGTTTCATGGTTATCATGCCGTCCTTCTGAGCCTGAAGCTGTACCTGAGTACTGGTGGTCTGACTAGCTAGTAGCTTCTCCATCTCCGGTGTAATCGAGAAGACTTCGAAGATGCCGGTTCGTCCCTTGTAACCGTCCTGGCACTCACTGCAGCCCTTGCCTCTGTACAAAGTATAAGCGTTTTCACCTAATGAGGGCAAGTTCTCATAACCCAAGTCTTCACGTAGCTGCGCATCGGCCGTACCCGACTCCGGTAGTATCCCCTCCATCGACTTCCTGATCGACTCTACTTCCGCCGGCGAAGCCTCATAGCTCTCCGAGCACTTATCACAAATACGACGCACAAGTCGCTGTCCGATGATGGTATTAACCGTAGAGGCAATCAAGAAAGGTTCGATACCCATATCGATCAACCGGGGCAGAACACCAGAGGCCGAGTTAGTGTGCAGGGTCGAGAGCACTACGTGTCCGGTCAAAGCCGCCTGCACCGCCAAATCAGCCGTCTCGCTATCTCGAATTTCCCCGATCATCACTACATCTGGGTCTTGACGCAAGATCGAGCGTAAGCCGCTGGCAAAAGTTAAACCGACCTGGGGGTTGACCTGCATCTGATTCACCCCATTCATCTTATATTCGACCGGATCTTCCAAAGTGATAATGTTAATCGCCACTTCCTTAATAGTGTTGAGTGCAGCATACAAGGTCGTCGACTTACCACTACCGGTCGGACCGGTCGAAAGCGTCATACCGTGCGGACGCTTCAACCCTTCACTAATAAGCCGTTTAGCCCGCCCAACATAACCGAGCGATTCGATACTGAGTAGGCTGGAATCTTTATCCAAGAGACGAATGACTACCTGTTCACCCCATACTAAAGGCGCGATCGAGATACGTAAATCGATGTCACGACCCTGATGCTCGATCTGAAACTCACCGTCTTGAGGAATCCGGTGCTCGTCGATCTTTAGATTGGCAAGAATCTTTACGCGAGATACCAGAGCGGCTTCGACCTCTTTCGGTAGCGTCATGGTATCCTGCAGGATACCATCGACGCGGAAACGAATCTTCAGCTCTTCTTCCCGTGGCTCCATGTGGATATCGGAAGCTTCCATCTGAGCGGCATAATCTAATATTGTGTTCAACGCCCGCGTAATTGGAGCGTCCTGAACTAAAGTCTTGACCTCTTGTGACCCGTTGGCCTGAAGTTTATCCTGATGCGCCTGTTCGGCTTGAGCAAACTCGTCGGCCGAACCGACTACGGCAGAGACTTCTTCTGAGACATCCGCCTTATACTGGGAGAGGACGGCATTAATGCTTTTACCCGAAACCATATGTGGTGTGACCGGGCGGCCAAGTTTACGCGTAATAAAGTCCACCGCTTGCAGGTTGGTCGGATCGATCATGCCGACCACCAATCGCCCCTCCATCACTCCAATCGGTACCACCTGATGACTGCGCGCCAAATCCTTGGGAATCAGTTTCTTCAGCTCATCGTCGACCTGAAAGCCCTGTAAGTTAGCATAAGGCACGTTATCGGCCTTAGCTACCGTCTGTACTACCTTCTCCTCGTCAATCAAACGCCGCTCGGAAATTAGACTGAGAATAGATTTATTTGTCTCGGCCGATTCGCGCTGTAGATCCTTGAGTTGATCGGCAGAGAGATAGCCCTGATCCAGAAGTAACTGCTCAAATGTCTTTTGGGCTTCACCGGTTAACACTTATATGACTCCGCTCTTAGCTGTAAATAACTACCTGTCTCTAGACTAGACAAACGACCGTTGGGCCAGCCCGACGGCGACCGCGAACTGCAAGGATTTACCCATCAGCATATCCTGCTGAGCAGCCGGATAACTAACGTTCATCCAGGGATTAGCAATCTCGACCGGCAGATTAAGGGTGTTGGCGACGTAAGAGGGCATTTCCGGTAAGGCGGTAGGTCCGCCAGTTAGAACTACCTTCTCCAGCGCTACACCGGCATTCTGGCTGGTAAAAAACTTAATTGATTTCGATATTTCACTCATCACGCTGTCTAAGCTACCCTTAACGGCCTTGAGTACCTGGCCTTCTAGCTTAGTCTGAGTAACACCAAACTTCTGCAGGAACTGACTGGCCTGCTCCTCGTCGATGTTGAGATTCTGAGCTACTGAACGCACTAGGGTCGCTCCGCCGATATTAACGGAACGCACCAGATGCGGTACCCGCTGCCAGATGACCGTAATCTCCGTACTGGTATTACCAAAGTCGACTACTGCTACCGGCACTTCGGTTACACTAATCACGCTACGACCGGTAGCTAGAGCGTTAATCTCCAGTGCATGTAGGTTAAGCCCAGCCTTTTCTACCACAGAGAGATACTTATCGACGACATTCTTCGGGGCCGCTACTAGTAGTACCGACATTTCAGTCTCGCTCTTATTCGGATCGATGATGTGCCAGTCCAGCTTAGCCTCGCTCACCGGCATCGGTATATACTGATCGGCCTGTAGCTGAATCGACTTAGCTAGCTCACTCTCACTTAACTTCGGCGTAGTGATTACAGTGGTAAAGGCGTGAGCGGAGGGGATCGCCGTAACAACCTCGTTGGTCTTAATCTGAGTCTCATCTTTCAACTGTCGGATAACGGCAGCGATCCGGTCATGATCAATCTCAGAATCACTACTGATTAAATCGGCTGGAGCAGCCATCGCTCCGTACGCTACTAAGGCCGGTGCACCAGCACCAGCCTTAAGCTGTACCATGCGAATGCCGGTAGTACCGATATCAAGTCCGAAATAATCTGTGTTTTTATCTAAGATAGCCATTTGGAATAACTATAAGGCATAAGCAGGTTGCACGCAACCGGTTAACCCCCGTGCTGAGGCAATAAATAACGGATGTTAATCGCCTCACGTCGCATAGCTATCCAGTCGATAATCGACTCCCCTTCAGTTATCTCACCTTGTTCATCTAGCTCCTGACTAAGCTTAAACTGCAGGATCTGAGTACGCACCTGTCGTCGCACCATATCATCCCCCACCCCATGACTTGCTAGCTGCTCACTCAATTCTGTGTCACTGCCGTATAAATGCTCCAAATTGATATCGATCTCGGCCGCACTAACCGTTAGCCCTCGTTGATACGATTCGAGCTCGACGATCTTAGCGTTAATTAAACTCTCAATCGACTGTAGGTCGATCTGCTCCTGCGTAATGGTGCTATCGGCGTCCGGTGACTCATAGGCAATCAAACCATCGAGGTAGCGCACCTGATCTAGATAGACCGAGTAACGCAGCGACTCCCCCTCCACCATAGCAGCCGGAAATGGCACTATCTGTGACACGACATGGGTAAACCGATTCTGGCGGCCGGAACCATATATACTAACTATCGCTACCGCAAGCGCTACGATTACGGCGACAATTATAACCTTAGCTCCCTGGCGCAGGCCGGCTCGGTGATTATGAGCCCACTTCCGACCGTGATCGTATCCCTGCTTTAGCTCTTGTGGCCAGCTGGTAGGATTGGGCTGAGAGTCAGGCATGAGAGGGGCTCCGTATTACTTTAACTACTTAGTTAACCTAACTATAAACCATAAGCTTCAATTCATTAAATCACGCGTGGTCTATCCCGAGTAAGAACTAGAACTATCTAACAAACTCGAGATAGTCGACCTCTAAGCAGCCGTACCCGGAGTAGTTAACTACGTAGTACAGATTGAATTGCGAACTGCCACTAACATTGAAGGTATAGGTGTTGTAACTAGTGCTAGATACTATATGGGTAGTGCCCACATAGTTACTGCCACCGTTGATGTTTATACGCATCCTGGGGCTACCTGAAGTACTACAGCGTCTTGCCCGCACCTCGATACTAGAGTAGTTATCCTGGGGCGTGAGGTACATCCCGACCCAAGAGTGCGACGGATTCATACGCTGGGCTTGACCGCCAGAAGCACTACCGTTGTTAACTACTACGGCACCCGAGTTGACATTAAAAGTTTCAGCCTCATAAATCTCCTCATCCGGCTCAGGCGGATCATCCTGAGGCAAATCAGGTAGAGTTGGTTCTTGGCCTTGATCGACATTACCTGCCACTAAACAGTTACCCAGAGTATAGCCCGTGCCCGGTGCACTAGGTTCATCAACCTGCTGCACGCCGACCTTACAGACCGGCAGGACTGGATCGCCGGAGTAGAGTACGTAATCGAAAATACCCAGGATACGGCCGTTGCGCTCTTTCCGGGCCACGATACGCCGCCGGATATCTCCGGACTGACCCACTACATCGATCAGCACGGTACTTCCAGGGATATACAGCGGCGGCTGAGTGCTGCCAGGCTGGTGGGAATTAAGTCGAGTATCGATCAGCTTAGTCCGGTAGCTGACCTGGTAAGCATTTGGATTCGAATCAGAGGCTCCGGCAAAAAGTGGTCGAACCCGAAAGATGTAGCGCCGACTGGTATCGGTGGTCGTAATGTCGATACAGTTAGCGTAGAGATCCTGCTCGGTCGGGTTGGTACCGGCCACGCTAATATTTATAAACCGACCCGACTGAACATTAGAAACTTCGGAGAACACATACTTCTCCGTCTCGATGGCCCCGGCGTTGTTACTCGGATACGAAAGAACGGTTAGCTCCAGATCCGGCAGTACAGTTACATTTCCCGGGCCTTTAGGTGTCCAGCAGTACTCGATTCCCCCAAAAGCCGCATGGATCGAGCTGCCGTCACTGTCTGTACCGTCGTTACCATAGATCGTGCCGTTAATCTCCCGACGTAATTCAGTAGTATCGAGCTGAATCGACTCATCTTTTACCTGCGTACCCAGCGGCGCCAAGGGCTCTTCATACACTCGCCGTTGCCGCCAGGACAGTCGACCGAAGATATCGGCATGGTCGGACTCCGGATCCGCCGCGATACCGAGCGAACCACCCAAGTTACTTCCTCCATCACTATCAGTTAACTGCATACGATCACCATGCTGAGAACCACCATTAGCACCGTTAGTGTACTGTTCAGGAAATATCTCGGCCAGCTCCAATTCGACACTTGTATTGGCATCCAGGCGACGGCTGGCCTCTTCGACACCGGCTTCGGCCGCATAGTAAGCCGCGTCTGATAGATCGACTTCACTGGCCTGTGAGAGCTCACTAATCGCTAGCCGCGAGGCCACCACCGTAGTTGTCATGAGTAAAATAGACATGATCATTACCAGATAGAGCGCTACACTACCCTGACTATCCATCCGGTGTTGCGGCTGCAGACTACGTACTATCATCGTCGCGGCACCACTGTAGTTGTCGTCTCGTACTCATAGTAGTAAGGATCCGTCTCAACTAAGCCGGCTTGGGGCTGGGCACTACGCATATACAGCCGCAAAGGACTGGTAGCGGAAGATCCGGTAGCGATAACTTCTAGCTCAAAGTCGATTACCCTAATCACACCGCTCGTTAGGTTCTCTCCGGCAGTGGCCGAAGTCGGACAACTCACCCCGCACTGCACTCGATAAATTCCATCGTCAACTATATAAGTGTAGCGGACTTGGGCGGACGGGGTCAGAGCGTTAGGCAGTAGGATCTGTCGCCCGTTATCACTCAGTGAGTAGGTATTGGCGTTACGGACATCACGTGTGATGGTCTCCAGGGCATACCGAGTAGTTTGCTGGACGTTACGTACCGACTCTGCCTTCTCCTGCAGGCGCACAATTGAGATAAAGCCCATAGTGGCCACCATCATGGTCACCGATAAGATAGCCATACTTATCGCCACCTCAACCAGGGTGAAACCGTGCTGATTATTCATAGGTAGCTCCTAGCGGAGTCGAGAGTACGCTGCGATAAACGAGCTCTCGCCGGGGCGGACCGGCCTCCTGCCATAACACTCTTACTTCCACATCGTAGAGGAACTGGCTGGTCTGGTAGCCGCCCTGAGCCACTCCGTCTACCAGGTCCACGCTATACTCTTCTGTCTCGCATAGCTCGATAACCCGCTCAAAGTTATCGAAGCCAACATAATCGCCACCGCTGGCAAAGTCACTCTGCTGATAAGCCGTTGGCTCCTGATAACTACTAGTCGGCTCCAGCCGCCAGCCGGTATCACTCTCTTCATCGCCCACCACTACAAAGGAAAAGCAACGGCTGCCGCTACCTTGAGCCGGCACGTTAGCCAGTAAATCGGTAATTAACAGCGTACTCTCACCACCCCCCCGCTCGGCTAGCCCGTCACGGTGATTTCGTAAGGTCTCCAGCTCACGCATTGCTAAGGCTGTCGCCTGAGTCCGCCTACCAGACTCAGTAGTTAATCGTGTAGTGCTGGTAGCTAAAGCGCCGGAGGCAGCCATGGCGATAGCTAGCAGCGCGATAGCGATTACCACCTCAATTAAGGTTAAGCCGGTTTGATCTTTAGTTAATCTAAGCTGCATCTATTACTGTACCCTCGTATCAATACTACCGTTTTTCGGATCATAGGTCACATAACCTACCAGGCTGGTCGCCTCATCTTCTAGCACAAAAGTGACCGGTACCTCTTGATCATAGGCGCGTACATTAGGGTCATAGGCGTTAGGATTACCGGGACTGGCATTTACATAGTGTTGATCGGCGGTGTATGCACGACCATCCGGAGCCAGCAGAGCTAGCGATAACTCGCCGTGAGTAGACGCACACATAGCACCGACGTTTGATGATAAGTCCGCTAGGTTACAGTTACTGCCGATACCGCTGAGATTCAAGCCGATATCAGTTAGGCGGTATTCCTGCCGGATCTGTTTTCCGGTCAGACCCAAGCGCTGATCGATATTATTGCTAAAACGTGAGATATCTTGCCCTAACAGTAAGTACTGCCGGTAGAGATCACCGCCGACACTATACTCGAGCACGTTGCCTCGCCAGTAGCAGTCAGCTCCTTCCGCGCAGCTACCGACCTGCGATGAGTAAGCGTTTACCTCAGCCTCTGTAATGGCGTTGGCAAACTCGTTGACGTTACCACTGAAGCGCTCGATAGCTATATTGCTAGTACCGGAACCAACTAAAGTCATGGTAAAAATACCGATGATTGCTAGCACCACCACTATTTCGATTAAGGTGTAGCCGTCTGAGTTGAATAGTCGGTTTTTTTTCATGTTTCCGGTCTGGGTTATGTTTACGCTTATAGTAACATACACTGGTCATATCTGACTCCTGTATGTTGCGCCGCGGTGTAACGATTTACTGGTTGCGAATATCTACTTCGCCGCCGACTTCCAAGCAGACACCTAGATCGTAGCTGCGACCGCCGTCCGAGCGGGAATAGGTTATCTGATAGGTATCACCATCCTCAGTACTACAAGCATCGGCATCAAAGGCTCCAATTCGCGTGTACTTAAACCCGCCGACATCACCTTCAAGTTCCGGCAAATAGTCATCGATCTCGTCAATAACAGCGGTATTAGCTGGGTACTCGCCGCCGTTATTTGCAGAATATGACTCAAGGGCGGCGGCAATCTGGCTAGCCTCTTGGCGCCGCGTGCTGTCCCGCTGATTACGCTGAGCGGAGGAAATGGCGTTTAAGACTACTAGAATAATTAAAGCACCGATGGCTAGAACGATAACTACTTCGATTAGGGTAAATCCGCGACTGTTTTTGGCTTTTTCTAGCACGCTGTCCTCCTTAGGTAACCGACTGCTATCTGGTTATGCTTTATTGTACTAAAGATATGTAGTTGTAGTCAATTATTCTACAACTACCGTATATTTGAGACGAGATTATAGATCGGCAGTAGTACGGCCGCTACTAAGAAAGCTACGATTCCACCTAGAACCACCATCGTGATCGGCTCGATTAGTGAGGATATATTTTCCATCGCCTCATCAACCTCGGACTCAAAGTAGCTAGCTACTCGGTTCATACTATCGCCCACGCTACCGGTCTCTTCGCCGACCTCAATCATCTGACCTACTAACGGTAGAAACAGCGGGTTATTCTGAATCGGCTTCGAGATGGCGTCACCGGACTTAACCCGCTCGGAGATCTCCTTAATAGCTCGCTCCAGATGGACGTTATTAATAGCTCGCGAGGTGATCTTTAAGGCCTGTAGCACCGACACCCCGCTGTTAATCAGTGAGGCCATCGTTCGGGTGAACCGCGCCATGTAGACCTTTTTGACGATGATGCTGACGGCCGGAATGTGCAATTTCAAACTATCGAACGCGTCCCGACCCCTATCACTTTTAATGTAGGCTCGGCTGCCGTAAATCGCTAAAGCCAGCGCCGCGAGTACTACATAGAAGTATCCTTTAAAGAAATCAGAGATG
Above is a genomic segment from Candidatus Saccharimonadales bacterium containing:
- a CDS encoding ATPase, T2SS/T4P/T4SS family; its protein translation is MLTGEAQKTFEQLLLDQGYLSADQLKDLQRESAETNKSILSLISERRLIDEEKVVQTVAKADNVPYANLQGFQVDDELKKLIPKDLARSHQVVPIGVMEGRLVVGMIDPTNLQAVDFITRKLGRPVTPHMVSGKSINAVLSQYKADVSEEVSAVVGSADEFAQAEQAHQDKLQANGSQEVKTLVQDAPITRALNTILDYAAQMEASDIHMEPREEELKIRFRVDGILQDTMTLPKEVEAALVSRVKILANLKIDEHRIPQDGEFQIEHQGRDIDLRISIAPLVWGEQVVIRLLDKDSSLLSIESLGYVGRAKRLISEGLKRPHGMTLSTGPTGSGKSTTLYAALNTIKEVAINIITLEDPVEYKMNGVNQMQVNPQVGLTFASGLRSILRQDPDVVMIGEIRDSETADLAVQAALTGHVVLSTLHTNSASGVLPRLIDMGIEPFLIASTVNTIIGQRLVRRICDKCSESYEASPAEVESIRKSMEGILPESGTADAQLREDLGYENLPSLGENAYTLYRGKGCSECQDGYKGRTGIFEVFSITPEMEKLLASQTTSTQVQLQAQKDGMITMKQDGYLKALNGVTTLEEVMRVASDA
- the pilM gene encoding type IV pilus assembly protein PilM, whose product is MAILDKNTDYFGLDIGTTGIRMVQLKAGAGAPALVAYGAMAAPADLISSDSEIDHDRIAAVIRQLKDETQIKTNEVVTAIPSAHAFTTVITTPKLSESELAKSIQLQADQYIPMPVSEAKLDWHIIDPNKSETEMSVLLVAAPKNVVDKYLSVVEKAGLNLHALEINALATGRSVISVTEVPVAVVDFGNTSTEITVIWQRVPHLVRSVNIGGATLVRSVAQNLNIDEEQASQFLQKFGVTQTKLEGQVLKAVKGSLDSVMSEISKSIKFFTSQNAGVALEKVVLTGGPTALPEMPSYVANTLNLPVEIANPWMNVSYPAAQQDMLMGKSLQFAVAVGLAQRSFV
- a CDS encoding SurA N-terminal domain-containing protein is translated as MPDSQPNPTSWPQELKQGYDHGRKWAHNHRAGLRQGAKVIIVAVIVALAVAIVSIYGSGRQNRFTHVVSQIVPFPAAMVEGESLRYSVYLDQVRYLDGLIAYESPDADSTITQEQIDLQSIESLINAKIVELESYQRGLTVSAAEIDINLEHLYGSDTELSEQLASHGVGDDMVRRQVRTQILQFKLSQELDEQGEITEGESIIDWIAMRREAINIRYLLPQHGG
- the xerA gene encoding site-specific tyrosine recombinase/integron integrase; its protein translation is MLLSDAIIDFLEHLEIEQNRSQRTIANYDHYLQRFLELTDDIEVTKIDSELIRKYRLRLNRTTDRHGRELSKSTQNYHLIALRSFLKYLTKRDIDVMSADKIELARVSRPKVAFLDPEELTRLFDQPDLDTLIGQRDRAIIELLYSSGLRVSELVNLDRGHINLERREFMVRGKGQKDRPIFISQTAADWLSTYLKGRIDNYRPLFIHYSGTQSGLDDGNYTRLTARSVQRNVAKYARLAGITKRVTPHVLRHSFATDLLRNGADLRSVQAMLGHSDISTTQIYTHVTDPQLKSVHERFHGPTAR
- a CDS encoding undecaprenyl-diphosphate phosphatase, which encodes MIELLQAVLLGLLQGLTEFIPVSSSAHLIIAEEGVDANFGGLAYDVVLHLGTLTALLIYFRAELITLGRAVFHPGASRKLLGYLVIATLPAAIVGFFASDLIESALRSLWVIVVMLVVGALVMFLVDRRRGSRELGELRLRDAVIIGFSQALALIPGTSRAGATLVAGSWLGFNNAEAARFSFLMAVPILLGANLRVLSSSDVLSELSAELPYYILGFLVAAASAYFVIRFLLDYLSTHKLAVFAWYRLILAGALVLILVI
- a CDS encoding type IV pilus twitching motility protein PilT, whose amino-acid sequence is MQSNLRIEVLLQEVIDKGASDLHLQVGLPPMLRLDGSLVAAQDAVPLDEETVEGLLYSIVDEEQKQILTKDKELDFSFAFGDLGRFRVNAFHERGNMAAALRLITNEIKTIEELGLPKVVNSFTEFPRGLVLMTGPTGSGKSTTLAAMIDQINTTRAVHIITIEDPIEYAHTSKKAVIVQREVHYDTYSFAAALRSTLRQDPDIVLIGEMRDLETIAAAITIAETGHLVFATLHTNSASQSVDRIIDVFPPHQQQQVRVQLASILKGVISQRLVPAIGGGRIPATEILIANPAVRNIIREGKTHQLDSVIQTGADQGMQSMDKTLVELIHAGKITYDEAKNYAVDIQELDRLMRG
- a CDS encoding DUF5671 domain-containing protein; this encodes MNDKLQHYVENARKKGLDDAAIRQRLLDAGWEVGEIYTALDGDDSLVPPTPSGQQSVSAHPTASGPINVVNSGFSGNGFEYMIYFLALGVVALSVGSMLHNIINVLVVTQKFSFYQDVIPTASAALVVAGPIYLGLMLRLRRKEAARAEILHDPSRRRAVQLLLLVTFIIGVAKLVAYVYNILTLGGVDGINLVAETLHATVTIGLAGGIFWKYFREQSRLE
- a CDS encoding A24 family peptidase, which codes for MELIVGVAAALSTLAWQPSNLTDAVQLGIWIVISGLFVALAVYDLRWMLLPNRLLKALLGVVIVFLLTQAFSGALLASWLVDPLIGASGALALFYGLHVLGRGAWMGGGDVKLVFILGLLLGWQLMALGLLLAFNLAAVISLLLIGLGWRSRQDLIPFGPFLLLGAWIALLWGEGIVDWYLRLSGL